In Hermetia illucens chromosome 1, iHerIll2.2.curated.20191125, whole genome shotgun sequence, one genomic interval encodes:
- the LOC119646336 gene encoding beta-1,3-glucan-binding protein-like, with protein MKSSVILFCCLVICSLGQSGYCRARKQTRTSTEDPIEEIKRDIAHPLVEGFSPRGLRVSIPDHPGIELFAFHGKINARLRPLEAGTMSKDILSSKNGRWSFEDKSAQLRVGDVVNYWIFVQVNGVGHRVDNLSSIITELPQADRKDDNFPSVSNVHPLAQPALYNEPEAEIAAGPVRNCPTPAVTTTTTTTTPAPPICEQCVCTEDQMEFLNAQLNFTKTQLSAANTKLGPIQRELSSLKEFVSEMMEDMNLGTKLLLVGQQPPQGNALEAVRNLITDKLELFDLEEKIYNAQKTDTGIAFEMTTPIDKKRILVRANKKLQSSNYRIVDPQSRDTIVNGAYMLDERVGLN; from the exons ATGAAATCATCTGTGATATTGTTTTGCTGTTTAGTGATATGCTCCTTAGGGCAGAGCGGATATTGTCGCGCAAGGAAGCAAACGCGTACTTCGACTGAAGATCCAATCGAGGAGATAAAAAGGGACATTGCTCACCCCCTGGTTGAAGGCTTTTCACCTCGAGGGTTACGCGtctcaattcctgaccatccagGAATCGAGCTATTTGCTTTCCATGGAAAGATAAACGCAAGGCTAAGACCTTTGGAGGCTGGAACTATGTCCAAGGATATCTTGAGTTCGAAGAATGGACGATGGTCATTTGAAGATAAATCAGCACAATTGCGAGTAGGGGATGTTGTGAATTATTGGATATTTGTACAAGTCAACGGGGTAGGACATCGTGTTGATAATCTATCGTCAATTATAACAG AACTCCCTCAAGCAGACAGGAAGGATGACAATTTCCCTTCAGTTTCTAATGTCCATCCACTAGCGCAGCCAGCATTGTATAATGAACCTGAAGCAGAAATAGCCGCAGGACCAGTCAGGAATTGTCCAACCCCAGCAGTAACCACTACAACGACCACCACAACTCCTGCTCCCCCCATCTGCGAACAATGTGTCTGCACCGAAGATCAAATGGAGTTCTTAAATGCCCAATTAAATTTCACTAAAACACAATTAAGTGCTGCAAACACCAAGCTCGGCCCTATTCAGAGGGAACTAAGTAGTCTCAAGGAGTTTGTGTCCGAAATGATGGAGGATATGAACCTCGGAACCAAGTTATTACTTGTGGGACAACAACCACCGCAAGGAAATGCATTGGAAGCTGTTCGAAATTTGATTACCGATAAATTGGAGTTGTTCGACTTAGAGGAGAAAATCTATAATGCACAGAAAACAGACACCGGGATTGCCTTTGAGATGACAACGCCAATTGATAAGAAAAGGATACTCGTGAGAGCAAACAAAAAACTGCAGTCTAGTAACTATAGAATTGTTGATCCACAAAGTCGTGATACGATAGTTAACGGAGCTTATATGTTGGATGAAAGAGTAGGACTGAATTGA
- the LOC119661631 gene encoding uncharacterized protein LOC119661631 isoform X1, with amino-acid sequence MNSFQLPCYFLALCALVSIGNCGIIEVHHQNLADDIVLLHNEIVPVVSRHRRAADSNAHIPSICKDLDQSDLITFMLSCNLKKLDQQIGDLNALLPILTKIRDIGKDLLNDRQAGVVGNQGERLQAINAAKQDLLNYLDKFLPQQQDLLQGTPYEKIVGMLYPLRESLRSDKVDVATA; translated from the exons ATGAATTCTTTCCAACTACCGTGCTATTTTCTAGCCCTCTGTGCCTTGGTGTCCATTGGAAATTGTGGTATAATTGAAG TGCACCACCAAAACCTCGCCGATGACATCGTCTTATTACATAATGAAATCGTCCCAGTAGTTAGCCGACATCGCCGAGCTGCTGATAGTAATGCACATATTCCATCCATTTGCAAGGACTTGGACCAATCCGATCTTATCACTTTTATGCTCAGCTgtaacttgaaaaaactcgacCAACAAATTGGTGATTTAAACGCGCTGCTCCCTATTTTGACGAAAATCCGAGACATTGGAAAAGACTTGTTGAACGATAGGCAAGCAGGTGTAGTGGGAAATCAAGGTGAGAGGCTGCAAGCAATAAATGCTGCCAAACAGGATTTGCTGAATTACCTGGACAAATTTTTACCTCAGCAACAAGATTTGCTTCAGGGAACCCCATATGAAAAGATAGTAGGAATGCTTTACCCTCTGAGGGAATCACTTCGTTCAGATAAGGTTGATGTGGCTACCGCATAA